AGGCTTCCTGAATGCTATCATCGCTCGCTACATCGCAGGAAACAATTAACTTGGGGGTTATGTTATGTTCGTCCAGTAACTTAACCAATTTTTTATAGGATCGTTCCCTTTTGTTCGTAAAGATTAAATTTGCTCCTGCATTATGTAAGGATTTTGTAATCCCCCAAGCAATACTTCGCTCATTCGCGATCCCCATAACAACCACATTTTTCCCTTTTAATAAGCCCGGCATTTTCTACCTCCTGAATTTGTTAATCAACCATCAACAAATGGATTTTCGAAAAATAGGAAATGAATTGTTCAGGTCGAACATGTATGACATGACTAGCAAAATCAGGGCTGGCTGAACAAACAGAAAGCTTATAATTAGCAATCGTATCGTACTGCCTGAAATAGTAAGTTGATTCATCGAAATATATGGATGATACTAAAAAATTATCCTCGTGAACAAGATTAAACGTGTTCAAAGGTATATGAAGGCCTTACCCACTGCTTTTTATAAAGCTCTCTTTTAAAGTCCATAGGTCATAAAAGGCTTCCAACCTTTTGTGATAAGAAACTATATTTATTAATTGAAGATAAATGATTAACACATTCTTTTCGATAAAATCTCCTTAATCGCTGAAACAACCATTTAATTCAGCTTTTGCAACAACCTTATCCCCTACCATGGCCTCAGCCTCGGCGAAGATTGCATTTTCGATGACTCTTGTGAACTTGCATGTATATATAATTTGATCGCCTGGCTTGACTTTATCTAAAAATCTTGCCTTTTTAATTCCGGTAAACAGGAAGATTTTCTTCTCAGAGTCTTCTGTCTTACAAATTGATAATTTATGAAGCAAAATGAGGGATTGAGCCATACCTTCGATTAATAAAACACCCGGAAAAATTGGATTGTCAGGAAAATGCCCTGGAAAAAACCATTCATTGAAACTTACATTTTTCAAGCATGTGATATGATCATTGACTTCATAATCCAGTACCGAATCTACGAAAATAAAAGGATAATCCTGTGGCAAGAGAGATCTGACCTCATTGGAGCCTAGTCTCATAAGTAGCCAACCTCCCTCTCATCAGACACTTTCAAGCATCAGACAACTCGTTATCCCTGACAAGTCTTGTGATGTAGTCACTATGTTTTGTTTTTTAGTATCCCTTATATCATTCGATGTTAAATAAATCGGAGTTTTTTCCAGATCACGATGATTAAGCTCTGAAAGAGCTATGCTTTTTGGTAAAATGCCCTTGTTAAGCGCCATCAAACCTGCTGCTGCCTGGAACACTCCAGATGCTCCGTATGTTTCGCCAATCGTCCCTTTAAGTGAACTAATGGGAATATCCGGATTCGCGGATCCAAATAAATTATGAATTGCGTTCATTTCCACCCTATCCTGCGGATAAAACCCACTGGCTCCTGAGATGATCCCACTTGTTTCACTGAAAACCCTATCCGCCTGCTCGAAGACTTGCCCGATCGCTCTTTCCATGGCATGAATGCGCGAATCTTCATCAACAGCGAAAGTGGTGGAATATGAAGCTATTTTTCCCAGTGGAGTTCCTCCACGCTCCAGGCAATGTGATAATTTTTCCAACAAAATAACCGAAGCACCTTCTCCCGGTATCCATCCCGTACTATCTGAAGAAAAGGGCTTGCCGGCTCTATCTGAATATTCTTTTGGCAGAACATTAGAATTTTGATAAATCCATAAAACTCTTTCGTTGATCTCTTCTACCCCGCCTACCAAAACCTGTTTAGCTTGTCCTTTATGGATGGATGAAACAGCGTAAGCTATTGCATCAAGTCCAGCACATTGTCCAGTAGCAATCGTAGTGTTGAATGCGCAGGCATTCATTCTAATAGCAAGTTGTGCAGCTGGAGCGTTGGCTATGGTATTTGGCGCCTGCATTGGGCTTACAGATTGGGGGCCCACAGTAATGGTTGTATAATCATAATCTGAAATGGCCTTGAGTCCGGAAAAGTTGCTTGCCACAACGACCCCCAAGTCCAAGGCCTCTGATTCCCATGCTGGATTGAGGTCACCCAATCCGGCATCTTGCCAGCATCGCACTGCAGCGCTCAACAGGTATTGTGTGCTGAGTGATAGATATTTTAACCCACGCTTGCCGATTAACTCTTCCGGGTTCCAATGGTCAACACAAATGGTTTCAATGACAGGCAGGTCTAGAAAGTCATTGCTTTTTGGACTTGTACTTTTTGAATCTGACTCCCCTATAAGACGCTCCCAAAATTGATTCTTATCCGTTCCAAACACGGATACAGATCCCACACCTGACACTACAACCGGATCATTATCATTCCACATTATCGATCTCTCCTAATATTATTGAACATATGTTGCCTCCAAAAGCAAAAGAGTTACTAAGAACGGTATGAACAGAACTGTCGATACTCTTATTTGGGATAACATTTGTAATACATTCCGGATCCGGGGTCGAATAATTCATGGTGGGAGGCAGCACTTGATGTTTTATAGACAAAGCGCTCGCTACTGCTTCAATTGCGCTGGCCGCCCCCATGGTATGACCCAGCATTGATTTTATGGAACTGGTTGGAATTTGATCTAATAATGATCCAAATACGGATTGCAATGCCTTGGATTCGGTTGAGTCATTGGCAGGTGTGCCTGTTCCATGAGCACTAATATAAGAGATTTGTTCTTTCTTGATTTTTGCATCCTTCAATGCGTTATTCATTGCAATTTGTGCGCCTAATCCTTCAGGATGTGGGGCAGTCGGATGGTGAGCATCACAAGAAAGACCATAACCAAGCAGTTCGGCATAAATCGGGGCGCCTCGTTTTAGGGCAGTTTCCAGATTTTCTAAAACTAACACTCCAGCCCCTTCGCTTACCATCATACCCTTGCGGTTTTTATCAAATGGTTGACAAATATCCGGCGCCATTGCCCCCAATCTGTGAAAAAGCGCAAAACAGCTTCGTGATAATCCATCCGAGCCACCAACAAAGACAATGTCCGCAGCGCCGCTTTGTATTAATTCACTGCCCTGCCCAATGGCATAATTTCCGGCAGCACATGCTGTAGGGATTGTAATAGATGGCCCTTCCGCCCCTAAATGCTTTGAGACACTGCCGGATATATATGAATCCGGGTATGCGAAGATCGACGGCGGTATAGTATTCGGGTTATTACTGATTCTAATATCGTGATCATCTTCAACGATGGATTGGTTTCCCATCGTAGTTCCTATGCACACACCAACTCTTGTTTTATCCGCAAATGACGTAATATTGGCATCATCTTTAGCCATTTGAGCTGCAGCAACTGCTAGCTGAGAAGTTCTGGCTAATTTACTTGCATGGGTATTGGCCAGGAATTGAACGGGATTAAAGTCCTTAATTTCTCCTCCGCGAGTAACCGTGAATTTATTTACATTGAAAGCTGTAATTTCTGATATTCCATTTTGTCCCTGACAAAGCTTGTCCCAAAAATCCCGAACTCCCGCACCTATAGGTGATATTACACCTAGCCCAGTTACTACAACTCTGTTAGCCATTATAAATCCCCCACAAATTATGATTTTGAATCTAATTTTTCACTAACCATCTTGATGACATCATTTAGGGTCTCCATCTCTTTGATATGCTTTGCCGGTATAACGACTTTGAGTTTCTTCTCTATTTCATACACAATTTCCAGGGCCACCATGGAATCGACACCCAGATCCTCTACAAAATTGTCATCATCTGCGAATTCATCGATTTCAATAACGTCTGCGACCAGCTTTGTCAATTCATCTCTCAGTTCTTTTGTTTCCATTTTTAATTCCCTCCAGGTATAAAATTCATTTAAAATACTTATGCATTCCAACCACCATCTACATTTAATACCGAACCTGTTATATATGAAGACTGTTCTGATAATAGAAAGCATATTGCATTTGCAACTTCTTCCGGATCTCCGAGCCTTCCCAGAGGAATAGATTTCTCTTTGGAAAGCCTCATTTTTTCACTTATGGATTGATACATATCTGTATTGATATAACCAGGTGCAACTGCATTAACCCTGATGTTAAATCTCGCTATTTCAAGTGCGAGTGACCGAACCAATGCGATTTGACCAGCCTTTGAAGCGGAATAGTTAGCTTGTCCAGGCACTCCAATCAAACCATTTACTGAACTAACACAAACGATTGAACCTGAACGTTGTCGAATAAACTTAAATGATGCTGCTTTTAAATAATTGAAAGTCCCCGTTAGATTAGTAGAAATCACTTCACTCCAGCTCTCTTCATCCATCATCACCAAATTACTGTCCCTAGTGATTCCAGCATTAACTACCAAACCATCCAGTTGAGAATTATCTTTACAGACCGTTTCTAGTACTTCGGAAGCGACTAAAGGATCGGTTGAATCCGCTTGAATACAGGTTATTTTCCCGATTCCTTTATCCACCACGTAATTACACAATTCCATTGCAGCAGCTTCATTTTCTTTATACGTAAAAGTAACATTAGCTCCCTGCTCGGCCAGTTTTATTACTGTTGCTCTTCCTATACCTCTCGAACCGCCTGTTACTAAAAAATTCTTTCCGGTTAAAATTCTAATCCCCCCATCCACTTTCAATGTTCCGCCAAATAGTCATAAATGACATCCGGCGCGGATAACCCCAAATCAGTAACAATATGCGAAGCTGATACAACCTCAAGCACGGGGAGATCTGCCAGTGGGGCCAACGCATGGGCAAACAATTGCAGCCGGGCTGGGGCCGTCCAGGCACCATGAATGGTCAGATTTTTGATCTGAGTACGCATCAGTTGGCATACCTTCTGAGTTCCATCATAGTTCGGCACAATTTTGAGCATAAATGTCGGTTGGCAAATCTCTTGGCGGGCCTGCTCCGGGTCGAGAGCCTGATGTTTATATCCCATCGTTGCGGTGGCTACACGTAAAGACCCGTAGTCCAGCGTACCGACTAATGTGTCCGAATCAATATACAGTTTTGGAGAGCCCAGTTTTTTCGGATATGCGCTGATCTCACGTCCGGCCGCGATCGCAGGAAGACTGTCCACATACATCGCGTGCTGGTATTCACCCTTCTCCCCATTAAAGCTCACCGGTATCAGCTGGCCAGATTCTGTATAGGCCCCCAAACCGGTAACATCCGGCATGTACATGAGCTCAAATTTGACTAAAGGCTCATCAATTTCAAGCGGCTCAGGGACTACACGTCTCAAGGCTTCCGTGTCGGTACGATATAGAATGTTCAGGTATTCCCGGTTACGAAAATGATAAGGTCCAACAGGATAAGCAGGAGCTCCCAATGGAGTCGACATTTGCTTGCGTACCTCATGCAGTTTCAATAGTTCCATCCCTTTCCTTTTGAAAGAATTCACTTCTCCCGCCTTCTCAATTTCCATAAAAACAACAACCTCGTATTTTTCCACAAAAATATCAATATGATGAATATCTTCTTCTGGTATAGCTTCGGTTAACTCTTGCATTTGCTCCTTGGTACGGTAAGTGATCCACCAATCCAACGCTGCCTCCATATAAGCAATAGAGGGGGTATCAGGAAGCCAATTGGCTATTAACAATCGACCTCCGGGATTGAGCAAATTAAATAATTCGTTAACTAATTTTTTGGCAACTCCGTTGGGCAGATAATCAAATACACCAACACTGTATATAAAATCAAATCCAGGAAGAGGCACTTCATTTTCAATGATGTCAACTATGGAGGCAGGAATCGTTTCGCCAAAGTCTTTTATGATTTCCGCTGCAACCGAAAGGGCCTCCTGATCTTGATCAATAGCAACAAATTTCCCAATGCGTTTATTCTTAACCGCGACACTTTCCAATACTTCTCTCAAATGGCCGCTAGGAAAAGAGAGAATATAAGGGTTCGCAACTCGTTCTGCTGTTTCGTCAATCTTGCTGGAAAATATACGTTTTCTTTCGCGAACAGCATCATTTGCATAACTTATACGATTAAGCTCGTAGTTGAGAAGCTCGGAAATTTCTGCTTGTCTGCCCTCGTAAGGTGGCGGTGCTGTTTTGTCGAAGTCATAGATGGAATCCATCATTACGGGATCACCAGCATAACCGCGCGGTTTGTCAAATGCTCGACGAGAAAACGGTTCTTGTAAGAAAAAATAGCTTACTGCATGTTGACGATATTGGGCAATAAACTGCTTCCAATCTTTTTTTGAAGAATGTCTGCGTATGCTGTCTAATCCATGATAAAGGGCATTAAATGCTTCAGAGAAAAGACCTTGATTAATCTTCGTCTCAACATCATCAAGTAAATGTTTTTTGTTAGTTTTGTCCATACTCTAGATTTTCCTCCCAAGAAGACATCCCTACAGGCATAAATATGTAGAATAGGTTGCTGACGATATTTGGTGAGATAGTTTGCCTCTAATCTTCTGAAGACTACAATTAGACATTTTTATATTTTTTCACCACCTTTAGCAATATCACTCAAAACACAAAAACCCCCCGCCATGATTAAATAGACTGGGGTCCCGTCGTATTCGGCAACTGGCTGGCATAGTGTTTATATCCACCTTAGCCCCCGTAGCTTTACGTCGCCACCTTTCGATGGGTTTGCTATTGTCGTACGAAGTATGAAATTGTCAAAATGTTCATTAATCCTTCAACGACAACTTACTTTAAAGTATAAAATTCGACTTAAACAAAAAAAATACCCAAAATTGGGTAGTTTATACTTATGTATTTTAATTTAAATTTTAAGTAAATTTCCTAAGGAATGCTCCTTTATGATTAACGCTCGTCTTTGCGTATATCTTTTTAATAAAAGTACGGACCGTGCTTTGACTAATCCCATAAATGCCCGCAATTTCAGGTACGTTTTTATTTTCCAGCCATCCATAAGCTATCTCTTTCTCACGATTTGTTAATTCATATTGGTCAAAGTGAGAATAAGTCAGCTCTTTTTGTAGAATGGGGTCCTTTTGAGGCAGTTTTTCTTCAATATTTTTAGCCAGGTGTTCAATGAGTGGTATGGCAAATGTAACCTCGTGTAAATAATGAAAACTCAGGCCAAGGTAGCCTATAATCACATTTTTTATTCGAATTGGCGTACATACACATGACAGCTCGGCAAACAATTGGTTGGTGTGCCGGGTACCAATTACGACAGAAACCGATTGATTTTCCATCGATAAAGAAATGGCATTGACCCCTGCGGTTTTCATCGCAAATGATGTGCCTTTTTTTATATTATTTCTTTCAAAATATCCTTTTAACAAATCCGTGCCGCAATAATCGATAACGGCACCATCCGTATCTGTTATAACAAATAAATAAGGTATGGACAGCAAATCGTTCATATTCCTGGTTTCCTCTTGCAGCAAATATAAAATTTCTTTCCGTTCAATCAACCTTCCTTTTATTTCAGACATACTGAGGATATTAGGAAAATGATCGTTTGCTTCCAGCAGTGTTCTACGGCCCATTATTTTCCCTTCTTCCTTTTAAGAATAAGTGATTAATAATGAAATCGATCTTCTAGTCATCTCCGCTTCTGAATTCGGTAGCTTATAAGCGAAAATAAACAATAAAAAACCACCATCCATTAAGATAACCATAGCAAAATAGGACGGAGGCTTCCGTCGTATTCGGCAACTGGCTGGCATCGCGGTCTTAGGCAGATCCGCATTAGCCCCTATAGCTTTGCGTCGCCACTTTTCAGTGGGTTTGCTATTATCGTACGAAACGATTCGATTGTGTGCCGAAAATTATATCTACGATTCACCTGCCTTTCAATATATTTAAAGTCCCTTTTCAGGTAGATAAGACTGTTAAGACTAGTACAGGTCCCCCTTTCATAAAATTTAATAAACAACACAAATAGCCTCCATCAGCTTAAAGAC
This Paenibacillus sp. JZ16 DNA region includes the following protein-coding sequences:
- the fabZ gene encoding 3-hydroxyacyl-ACP dehydratase FabZ, translating into MRLGSNEVRSLLPQDYPFIFVDSVLDYEVNDHITCLKNVSFNEWFFPGHFPDNPIFPGVLLIEGMAQSLILLHKLSICKTEDSEKKIFLFTGIKKARFLDKVKPGDQIIYTCKFTRVIENAIFAEAEAMVGDKVVAKAELNGCFSD
- a CDS encoding beta-ketoacyl synthase N-terminal-like domain-containing protein translates to MWNDNDPVVVSGVGSVSVFGTDKNQFWERLIGESDSKSTSPKSNDFLDLPVIETICVDHWNPEELIGKRGLKYLSLSTQYLLSAAVRCWQDAGLGDLNPAWESEALDLGVVVASNFSGLKAISDYDYTTITVGPQSVSPMQAPNTIANAPAAQLAIRMNACAFNTTIATGQCAGLDAIAYAVSSIHKGQAKQVLVGGVEEINERVLWIYQNSNVLPKEYSDRAGKPFSSDSTGWIPGEGASVILLEKLSHCLERGGTPLGKIASYSTTFAVDEDSRIHAMERAIGQVFEQADRVFSETSGIISGASGFYPQDRVEMNAIHNLFGSANPDIPISSLKGTIGETYGASGVFQAAAGLMALNKGILPKSIALSELNHRDLEKTPIYLTSNDIRDTKKQNIVTTSQDLSGITSCLMLESV
- a CDS encoding beta-ketoacyl-[acyl-carrier-protein] synthase family protein; amino-acid sequence: MANRVVVTGLGVISPIGAGVRDFWDKLCQGQNGISEITAFNVNKFTVTRGGEIKDFNPVQFLANTHASKLARTSQLAVAAAQMAKDDANITSFADKTRVGVCIGTTMGNQSIVEDDHDIRISNNPNTIPPSIFAYPDSYISGSVSKHLGAEGPSITIPTACAAGNYAIGQGSELIQSGAADIVFVGGSDGLSRSCFALFHRLGAMAPDICQPFDKNRKGMMVSEGAGVLVLENLETALKRGAPIYAELLGYGLSCDAHHPTAPHPEGLGAQIAMNNALKDAKIKKEQISYISAHGTGTPANDSTESKALQSVFGSLLDQIPTSSIKSMLGHTMGAASAIEAVASALSIKHQVLPPTMNYSTPDPECITNVIPNKSIDSSVHTVLSNSFAFGGNICSIILGEIDNVE
- a CDS encoding acyl carrier protein translates to METKELRDELTKLVADVIEIDEFADDDNFVEDLGVDSMVALEIVYEIEKKLKVVIPAKHIKEMETLNDVIKMVSEKLDSKS
- the fabG gene encoding 3-oxoacyl-ACP reductase FabG is translated as MDGGIRILTGKNFLVTGGSRGIGRATVIKLAEQGANVTFTYKENEAAAMELCNYVVDKGIGKITCIQADSTDPLVASEVLETVCKDNSQLDGLVVNAGITRDSNLVMMDEESWSEVISTNLTGTFNYLKAASFKFIRQRSGSIVCVSSVNGLIGVPGQANYSASKAGQIALVRSLALEIARFNIRVNAVAPGYINTDMYQSISEKMRLSKEKSIPLGRLGDPEEVANAICFLLSEQSSYITGSVLNVDGGWNA
- a CDS encoding acetoacetate decarboxylase; this translates as MELLKLHEVRKQMSTPLGAPAYPVGPYHFRNREYLNILYRTDTEALRRVVPEPLEIDEPLVKFELMYMPDVTGLGAYTESGQLIPVSFNGEKGEYQHAMYVDSLPAIAAGREISAYPKKLGSPKLYIDSDTLVGTLDYGSLRVATATMGYKHQALDPEQARQEICQPTFMLKIVPNYDGTQKVCQLMRTQIKNLTIHGAWTAPARLQLFAHALAPLADLPVLEVVSASHIVTDLGLSAPDVIYDYLAEH
- a CDS encoding helix-turn-helix transcriptional regulator, which produces MGRRTLLEANDHFPNILSMSEIKGRLIERKEILYLLQEETRNMNDLLSIPYLFVITDTDGAVIDYCGTDLLKGYFERNNIKKGTSFAMKTAGVNAISLSMENQSVSVVIGTRHTNQLFAELSCVCTPIRIKNVIIGYLGLSFHYLHEVTFAIPLIEHLAKNIEEKLPQKDPILQKELTYSHFDQYELTNREKEIAYGWLENKNVPEIAGIYGISQSTVRTFIKKIYAKTSVNHKGAFLRKFT